AATTTCCACAGGGCTTGCCGATCTAGcatcctcccctccccttccagcCGAGCGCAAGTGATTGTTCGAGTCTTGCCACGGTCTCCGCCTGGAGACCTCATTCTCACACAAGATGTCCACCTTCCCATCATGGAAAGATCGCTCGCAAAATCAGTTCGGCAAACTTCAGATTCAGGTGCCATGGAAATCCTTCCAGATGCTGGTGCCTCATCGCATGCGCCGCAAGATTCGCTCCAAGCTGCGCAGCCGCCTCTCACCCACCTCATCCATATCCACACTGCAGACCTCCTTCTCGCCCGTCGACACGCTGCGGTCCTTACAGTCGCATCGATGGACTATGTATGATTTTCAATACCTACTCTTGCTCATCCTCGGTTTTTTCTCCTTGACCATCATCCAATCGCCCGGTCCACTCGCCAAGACTGCGATCGCAACtctgctcctcttctctcctctcttgcCGATCACTCGGCAGTTTTTCCTGCCATTCCTGCCCGTTGCCGGATGGCTCATTTTCTTCTACGCTTGCCAGTAAGTTCGGAGCTATGTTCCCTCCGCGCGCCGAGATGCCCCCTGGACTGGTGTTCCTCCCTGGGTCGCCTTGGTTTGCCCCCTTGTATTGTTTGTTTTGCCTCTTTCAAGACAACGCGGTCCTCTCGGGACGGGTTTCCGATTGCCCAGTTTTCCAGGCAAAGCGAGGACTCGTGATTTCGTCGTCATGGAGGACATGAATCCGTCTCTGCTGAAATCAATGCGCTAACGTCACCGTCTCTTAGATTCGTTCCAAGTGATTGGCGCCCGGCGATTTGGGTACGCGTGTTGCCTGCGTTGGAGAACATCCTGTACGGTGCCAACATCAGTAACATTCTGTCTGCTCATCAGAATGTCGTGCTGGATGTGCTCGCATGGATCCCTTATGGCCTCTGCCACTACGGTGCACCATTTGTGGTTTCCATActccttttcatctttggtCCCCCCGGAACGACTCCTCTTTTCGCTCGCACCCTGGGATACATCAGTATGTTTGCTGTCACGGTGCAGCTGGTCTTCCCCTGCTCCCCTCCCTGGTACGAGAACTTGTACGGCCTTGCTCCGGCCGACTATTCCATGCAGGGCAATGCGGCCGGATTGACGCGGATTGATAAGCTGCTTGGGATCGATCTGTATACATCGGGTTTCAAGCAGTCTCCCGTCGTCTTTGGCgcctttccctcccttcaCGCCGCGGATTCCACCTTGGCCGCTCTGTTCATGAGCCACGTCTTCCCGCGCCTGAAGCCCTTGTGGGTCACCTACACCCTCTGGATGTGGTGGGCCACCATGTACCTGTCTCACCACTATGCCGTCGACCTGGTCTGTGGTGGTCTACTGGCCACCATCGCGTTTTATTTCGCCAAGACTCGGTTCCTTCCCCGTGTTCAGGCCGACAAAACCTTCCGCTGGGATTATGACTACGTGGAAATCGGCGATGCCTCGCCTGAATTCGGCTACGATCTCGCCAGCCTGGACGGCGACTTCAATGGGGACAGTGACGAGTGGACCGTGGGCTCTTCCTCATCCGTGAGCTCTGGTAGCCTCAGTCCGGTTGACGATCACTATTCTTGGGAAAGTGAGACACTGACCTCCAATCACGACCTTGAAGCTGGCCGCTAAGGCATTTCGCGGTACCTGAATTCGACTCTCTAATCACCCCATCGCATTGCACTTCCTCCCCTTGGTTTCCCCCTATGGGGTGACGGCGTTACCCATTTAATGATCCATGCTTTTTGTGGGGAGGGATCATCGCCTGCATCaagccctttttttttcgacaCCTTACCACTTCTTAATCCTTCTTCACCGAGGTCTTTCGTGCACGTGCTCTCGGGCCCTTTGCGCGACGGCCTTTACGCCGTTTTGGCTGTACATGTCATCGTCGTCCATTGCCACGACGATGAATCGTTTTCCCGTCTATAATCTTAATACCCGTGATGGAGCTTGCTCATCGGCTCGAGCTATGAGCTCAAGTCCGCCTAATCCACCGTTGCTGGAGACCTTCGCTTGCACAGAAAATCGATCCGACTCGACCCTTATTTTTTGAACCCTCTCCGAGTCGGCCGATCACTTTGGGAATGCTTTTCTCGCTCATGTCCTTCGCTAcgacttttcttccccgaTCGAACGgtttctctccccctcttaTCACACTTCGCTTCATACCCGGTCGGGGGTATACACCCATTTTTATCTTTCGTGTCAATCGCTTTCACACAAGGCGCCTGGGAACTTTGCATATACGGTTTACGGGAACTGGAAAAAGGTTTCGGCGCCTGGTTTTGCACCATCACTCGCTGTGCACTAGAAGTTTGGGTTGGCTTGGACTGGACATTGGCTGCCTTGAGCGCCTGGTCTGTTTTTCATTGGAGACATAGAAGGCGGGGCATGGTCTGGAGTTTGCCGCGGCGGAATTCTGCCCACCTTGTCGTGGTGGCCAGTAGTAATGTCTATTCGTGTCTGGCATGGCAAATGTCGATGGGTTGACATTTGCGCGGTACCTTACCGGGAGGCGTTGATGGCGAGGACTCGAGAGCCAGTGGCTGATCTTCCACGATCAGCTTCTGCAATGCGGAAGCCCGCTCTACATCTTCGCTTTGGGGAATTCAAGATCAGTCAAAAGGCGCGGTTGCCCTTTTTGAATGGTTAGATTACCCGTCCCTCCCAGGCTTCTCCCTCCGTCAACCTGCTCCGTTCAATTGCAGTTTTCACTGCCACTACGAATTAATGTAACGACTAATGTTGCTTTTCACTCCGCCTTTGCCTTTCCACTGGACTTGTATGGTTGCACGGATGACTCGCGCTCTCGCCTCTGGctaatttcttcctcccccttccctgGAGGCGTATTCGAGACTGCGTTTGATTGCAACCAACGTAGCCCGAAAAGGGACACGGCGTCGGATATGATTACTTGCATTATCCTTACCTCTAACATGAAATTATGAAACAACCCTATATTGTTATCCataccttttcttcctcccgaTCGAGGTCCAGATAGGTGGTAGGCTGCCGCGCCGGACCCGCGCGACAGATCCCCTGTGCGACTTCTTTTAGGTGTCTTTGCAGAACCCGTGAGCGAGCTCATGAAAGCCCGTTAACAACCTTATCAGCGTGTAAGACGGGCGACGCCCACGTGCGTATGTTTGAGGTAAAACTTGTATGGTCAAGTTTCTTGGCTTTCTTGTAGAATCGTCTATtcacttcccccccctcccccccccatttttttcctcttttaAGATTTCAGACAGAGAAGTACCCGATTACACGGCAGTCCTGCCATGATGGAACGATTGTCTCCAGCCACTGGAGATTGGGGAGTACAGTAGTTagagaaccaaaaaaagaaatcggCAAAGGGTGGAGAGacagaagggggaaaagatgaTAAAGGCCTGCGTATGACACTGGATAAGTCCATATGTTGGTACGAAGGCGAACGAGATAGGTGAGGTCATGCATTTCATTCATTACAAGTTATTCAAGTGACGATGCATATTATCTACTGATCTTAGGTAGTAGCACACCCTCTTCCAATGGGGTTTTGTACTTGAGCACGGCCAGGCTGACGACAAACCTGAGGTAAGACAGAGCTCTCGCCATGTCCAATTCAGGTGTACCTCCAGAAGGGATTCGCTTCTGTCTGGCCAAATTATCGTGGAATCACACACATCTTCAAACCGAATATCCACTTGTGCCCAAACGCCTGTTTTCTAAGTCATTGCAATTATCATCTCGGGCACCGAGTTCGGGTATTGTTTATTCATCATCGAAGATCTGCACTCGGTCCGCGTATTCACGAATTTTCGAGTAGTAGGTCTCTTCGATTTCGTCGCCTCGGCCCCCGGCAACACGGAGGATGAGGTCATTCAAAGAGGATCGGCCAAGTATATCGACATGGTCGCCTAAATACGTAGGCAGAGAGGTGAGTAAAGGAGCTCAACGCTTGCGTGATACGAAGAGGGGAGGTGGATATATCAATCAATACCTGTATTGGGTCCACCGCGTGGGGAGAAACGGTCCGGTTCGTGAGGCATCTCAAAGACCTTGATTTTCGCCCCGGCGGGATTATATCGCTTGATGCGCCAGCCTTTGGCACACATGTAGCCCGTGCTCAGCAGGTTGACCGTCCCGTCACCTTCACCCATCAAGACGCCATGGTCGATATTTTCATTGATCGTCACAGTCGTGTCGATGCTCACATTTAGATTCACCAGGGGATCAAGATCTTCTTGGTAGAAATAGCTTCTTTCTGTAGGTTTGCCGACGCCGTAGAAGCAGTAAATTTTCATATTCGGTGCCAGTGGAAGACGGGCCTCGAGGGGATTCAACCATGTTCGCGGATCTTTCTCATTCGCCTCCACTTCGCGTTTTGTATGCGCGACTCCGTGAGAGTAGCTGCCCAGCACTTGCTCGCGGTACCAGTCCTCACTTTGATCCAACATGTACTGCAGACTCTCGGATGTGGTAAGGTTGCGCCGCGTCCACGAGGAATTGGTCTCTCGGAACCTGATCAGATTGCCAAAGCTGACTTCCTGACCGGGCTTATCATCAGGGGCCCAGGTCGCATTACCCCAGACGGCATCACCGCCCTTAGGAAGCATGCTGGAAATGCCGGGCATGGCCCGGAAGATCTCCGCCCGCTCCTCCTTGGACAGGAATTTCTCCAGGCCATAGACGGCAAAGGCGTTCAGTTGTGCTGTATCACGCATCTCGCCAGACAAGACGGCCGTCAGCCCTTTGACGGCACCCAACATGCACCCACTGACGTTGATCCAGGAGTCGATATGGCGATCGACCCAATCCTTGCCACCGTTGCCGTGAGCTTCACTTTCCACCcatttgaagaagaacaggACAACTTGCGAGCCCATGCTGTGCGATACCAGAGATATCTTTTCGCCTCCTGTTTCGACCGCGGTTTCAATATAGGATTTCAGTCTGCTGAAATACTTGTCGCGAACTTCGAGAT
The nucleotide sequence above comes from Penicillium oxalicum strain HP7-1 chromosome II, whole genome shotgun sequence. Encoded proteins:
- a CDS encoding Phospholipid:diacylglycerol acyltransferase — protein: MLRRRAGKDDAAPGDKKDSKGRPLLNRLKTEEDKLREEFGGAKVKQLVIRPRSKRRNGFIFVLGGLFGVLVALFFANQQEVISLESLMDLNLESLIDVMPQGIVRDAKAFSQRERDAVSYDSFAVGLHLQSQGIGAKHPVVMIPGVISTGLESWGTGDNSRQYFRRRLWGSWTMMRALVLDKAEWKNHIMLDRKTGLDPPGIKLRAAQGFDATDFFITGYWIWNKILENLATIGYDPTNAFTAAYDWRLSYLNLEVRDKYFSRLKSYIETAVETGGEKISLVSHSMGSQVVLFFFKWVESEAHGNGGKDWVDRHIDSWINVSGCMLGAVKGLTAVLSGEMRDTAQLNAFAVYGLEKFLSKEERAEIFRAMPGISSMLPKGGDAVWGNATWAPDDKPGQEVSFGNLIRFRETNSSWTRRNLTTSESLQYMLDQSEDWYREQVLGSYSHGVAHTKREVEANEKDPRTWLNPLEARLPLAPNMKIYCFYGVGKPTERSYFYQEDLDPLVNLNVSIDTTVTINENIDHGVLMGEGDGTVNLLSTGYMCAKGWRIKRYNPAGAKIKVFEMPHEPDRFSPRGGPNTGDHVDILGRSSLNDLILRVAGGRGDEIEETYYSKIREYADRVQIFDDE
- a CDS encoding Inositol phosphorylceramide synthase catalytic subunit aur1, translating into MSTFPSWKDRSQNQFGKLQIQVPWKSFQMLVPHRMRRKIRSKLRSRLSPTSSISTLQTSFSPVDTLRSLQSHRWTMYDFQYLLLLILGFFSLTIIQSPGPLAKTAIATLLLFSPLLPITRQFFLPFLPVAGWLIFFYACQFVPSDWRPAIWVRVLPALENILYGANISNILSAHQNVVLDVLAWIPYGLCHYGAPFVVSILLFIFGPPGTTPLFARTLGYISMFAVTVQLVFPCSPPWYENLYGLAPADYSMQGNAAGLTRIDKLLGIDLYTSGFKQSPVVFGAFPSLHAADSTLAALFMSHVFPRLKPLWVTYTLWMWWATMYLSHHYAVDLVCGGLLATIAFYFAKTRFLPRVQADKTFRWDYDYVEIGDASPEFGYDLASLDGDFNGDSDEWTVGSSSSVSSGSLSPVDDHYSWESETLTSNHDLEAGR